In Microbacterium laevaniformans, a single window of DNA contains:
- a CDS encoding GIY-YIG nuclease family protein translates to MKIGLTRRLEPRERIYELGGASVPFRFDTHTLFFSEDAVSLEAELHRHFADRALNRANHRREFFFASPTEVREVLLSKVGNILEFTEEPDATEYRQSVGLWPQGR, encoded by the coding sequence GTGAAGATTGGACTCACGAGACGACTCGAACCCCGCGAGCGGATCTATGAGCTTGGCGGCGCGTCCGTGCCGTTCCGCTTCGACACCCACACTCTGTTCTTCTCCGAAGACGCCGTCAGCCTAGAAGCTGAGCTTCACCGTCACTTTGCGGATCGCGCGCTCAATCGCGCGAACCACCGCAGGGAGTTCTTCTTCGCCAGTCCTACCGAGGTGCGTGAGGTTCTCCTCAGTAAAGTCGGCAACATCCTCGAGTTCACCGAGGAACCCGATGCTACGGAGTATCGACAATCCGTAGGCTTGTGGCCTCAAGGGCGCTGA
- a CDS encoding transposase: MARKNYTDEFRQRAVDLYESTPGATLKAIAADLGISRGALKEWVDKLGSGTAAAGSVSPPVSVRSESQAARIIRLEAELAVSRAEQVKLETERDMADSTGGRNECCEMKQTLISGGIRCRASMVISVVSRSSSRSVSTRRGGGSSISPARSGARPRWSAAWRGKAVTSTGSRSAGSRARGI; this comes from the coding sequence ATGGCAAGGAAGAACTACACGGACGAGTTCCGGCAGCGTGCGGTGGATTTGTACGAGTCCACGCCGGGCGCGACGCTGAAAGCGATCGCGGCCGATTTGGGGATCTCCCGTGGTGCGTTGAAGGAATGGGTCGACAAGCTCGGATCCGGGACCGCTGCGGCCGGTTCGGTGTCGCCGCCGGTGTCGGTGCGGTCGGAGTCGCAGGCGGCGAGGATCATCCGGTTGGAAGCCGAGTTAGCGGTCTCGAGAGCGGAGCAGGTCAAGCTCGAGACGGAGCGGGACATGGCGGATTCAACCGGTGGTCGCAATGAGTGCTGTGAGATGAAGCAGACGCTGATCTCGGGAGGCATTCGTTGCAGGGCAAGCATGGTCATCTCAGTCGTGAGCAGAAGCAGCTCGCGCTCCGTCTCCACTCGAAGGGGTGGCGGCTCATCGATATCGCCCGCGAGATCGGGTGCACGGCCCCGATGGTCGGCCGCATGGCGCGGGAAGGCCGTCACCTCGACGGGAAGCCGTTCGGCTGGGAGCCGCGCGAGGGGCATCTGA
- a CDS encoding IS30 family transposase, translating to MDIAREIGCTAPMVGRMAREGRHLDGKPFGWEPREGHLTVFDREEILVGLARGDTLTAIALALGRAVSTVSREVKRGGGREGYSAWRAHEDAREQARRPKPFKLDGGRLLEVVATQLEQLWSPQEIAARLRLEHPDDPEMHVSHETIYQSLFVQGRGQLRRELARCLRSGRAARKSRTATDRRGRLPGMVMISERPAEVEDRAVPGHWEGDLILGENSRSAVGTLVERSTRLTLLLHLPDGKSADKVEAAMREAITALPASLARTITWDQGAEMAKHSEFTTATGIPIYFCDPRSPWQRGSNENTNGLLRQYLPKSTDLSIVTRAELTAIQDSLNGRPRKTLGYLTPSEKFTELVATTG from the coding sequence ATCGATATCGCCCGCGAGATCGGGTGCACGGCCCCGATGGTCGGCCGCATGGCGCGGGAAGGCCGTCACCTCGACGGGAAGCCGTTCGGCTGGGAGCCGCGCGAGGGGCATCTGACGGTCTTCGATCGTGAGGAGATCCTGGTTGGTCTCGCGCGCGGTGACACGTTGACCGCGATCGCGCTCGCCCTGGGACGGGCGGTGTCGACGGTCAGCCGCGAGGTCAAGCGCGGCGGCGGGCGGGAGGGGTACTCGGCGTGGCGGGCGCATGAGGACGCGCGAGAGCAGGCCCGCCGACCGAAGCCGTTCAAGCTTGACGGTGGACGGCTGCTCGAGGTTGTCGCGACGCAGCTGGAGCAACTGTGGTCTCCGCAGGAGATCGCCGCCCGCCTACGGTTGGAGCATCCCGACGACCCGGAGATGCACGTGAGTCATGAGACGATCTACCAGTCCCTGTTCGTGCAGGGACGCGGGCAGTTGCGCCGCGAGCTTGCCCGCTGCCTGCGGTCAGGGCGTGCGGCACGGAAGTCGCGGACCGCGACGGACCGGCGAGGCCGGCTGCCAGGGATGGTGATGATCAGCGAGCGCCCCGCGGAGGTCGAAGACCGCGCCGTGCCGGGGCATTGGGAAGGCGACTTGATCCTCGGTGAGAACAGTCGCAGCGCCGTGGGAACCCTCGTTGAACGCAGCACCCGCCTCACACTTCTGCTGCACCTGCCCGACGGGAAGAGTGCAGACAAGGTGGAGGCCGCAATGCGCGAGGCGATCACCGCGTTGCCGGCGTCGCTGGCGCGGACGATCACCTGGGATCAGGGTGCCGAGATGGCCAAGCATTCCGAGTTCACGACAGCGACCGGCATCCCGATCTACTTCTGCGACCCGCGCTCCCCGTGGCAGCGCGGAAGCAACGAGAACACCAACGGACTGCTACGCCAGTACCTGCCGAAGAGCACCGATCTGAGCATCGTCACCCGCGCTGAGCTGACCGCGATCCAGGACTCGCTCAACGGACGACCACGCAAAACGCTCGGCTATCTGACACCATCGGAGAAGTTCACAGAACTCGTTGCGACCACCGGTTGA
- a CDS encoding helix-turn-helix transcriptional regulator, whose protein sequence is MAKTKPTRVTNRIRTLRFSAGEMTQAALADRVGVTRQTIIAIEQGKYSPSLEVAFQIARVFGVGLDDAFSYETEESS, encoded by the coding sequence GTGGCCAAAACGAAGCCCACCCGGGTCACCAACCGAATCCGCACCCTGCGTTTCTCAGCAGGGGAGATGACGCAAGCCGCACTCGCCGATCGCGTGGGCGTGACCCGCCAGACGATCATCGCGATCGAACAGGGAAAGTACTCGCCGTCACTGGAGGTGGCGTTTCAGATCGCACGTGTCTTCGGCGTCGGACTCGACGACGCCTTCAGCTACGAGACAGAGGAGAGCAGTTGA
- a CDS encoding MerR family transcriptional regulator, whose translation MSDDGLPVGETAARLGLTVRTLHHWDEIGLASPAARSRAGYRLYTDADGERLRRIVVYRELGLDLDAIRAILDEPGGDVADQLRVQRAQLAQRIAQLNDLDDDLARMIEAQERGILLSDDEQREIFGPDWNTEWPAQAREAYGQSTQWQQYAERAASRSAGDWAAVTEAMTAFEAELGAAVDDGATPGDAAAHRLVERHRDLLSQFFPITRQMQVCLGRMYVADPRFAAHYDAVRPGLTHWLSRAIDESARAAGIDPDTATWE comes from the coding sequence ATGTCTGACGACGGTCTGCCGGTGGGCGAGACGGCCGCGCGCCTCGGCCTGACCGTGCGGACCCTCCACCACTGGGACGAGATCGGCCTCGCGAGCCCCGCCGCACGATCGCGCGCCGGCTACCGGCTCTACACGGATGCCGATGGCGAACGCCTCCGGCGCATCGTCGTGTACCGCGAGCTCGGGCTCGACCTCGACGCGATCCGGGCCATTCTCGATGAGCCGGGGGGCGATGTCGCCGACCAGTTGCGGGTGCAGCGCGCCCAGCTCGCGCAGCGGATCGCACAGCTGAACGACCTCGACGACGACCTCGCGCGCATGATCGAGGCGCAGGAGCGCGGCATCCTGCTCTCCGACGACGAGCAGCGCGAGATCTTCGGCCCTGACTGGAACACCGAGTGGCCCGCCCAGGCACGCGAGGCCTACGGGCAGTCGACGCAGTGGCAGCAGTACGCGGAGCGTGCGGCGTCGCGCTCGGCCGGCGACTGGGCGGCGGTGACGGAGGCGATGACGGCGTTCGAGGCCGAGCTCGGCGCCGCGGTCGACGACGGGGCGACACCCGGGGATGCCGCGGCCCACCGCCTCGTGGAGCGACACCGCGACCTGCTCTCGCAGTTCTTCCCGATCACCCGGCAGATGCAGGTGTGCCTCGGGCGGATGTACGTCGCCGACCCACGGTTCGCGGCGCACTACGACGCGGTGCGCCCCGGCCTGACCCACTGGCTGAGCCGCGCGATCGACGAGAGCGCGCGTGCCGCGGGCATCGACCCCGACACCGCCACCTGGGAGTGA
- a CDS encoding ArsR/SmtB family transcription factor gives MSADKQQCGFSVESPYVELAVEVFGMLADATRVRIILALDAAGELSVNHIADIVDKSPAAVSQHLAKLRLARIVGTRQEGQRVFYRLENEHASQLVADAIFQAEHSLGGTPRHHHAEEEAR, from the coding sequence ATGAGTGCAGATAAGCAGCAATGCGGATTTTCGGTCGAGAGCCCGTACGTGGAGCTTGCGGTCGAGGTCTTCGGAATGCTTGCCGACGCCACGCGGGTACGAATCATTCTCGCGCTGGACGCGGCCGGGGAACTCTCGGTGAATCACATCGCCGACATCGTCGACAAGTCGCCCGCTGCGGTGTCTCAGCATCTCGCGAAGCTGCGGCTCGCCCGGATCGTCGGGACCCGCCAGGAGGGGCAGCGGGTGTTCTACCGACTCGAGAATGAGCACGCGTCTCAGCTCGTCGCCGACGCGATCTTCCAAGCCGAGCACTCGCTTGGCGGGACCCCCCGTCACCATCACGCCGAGGAGGAAGCCCGATGA
- a CDS encoding putative immunity protein translates to MLSPQTLSEPDRRLVAAWSADCAERVLPLFEREAPDDDRPRDAIARARAYARGELDSAGEIRRRFVAGRAAASVTSPAAIAAARSAAQASGVAHMGAHALGAAAYAVKSVSTARPDDVDAEIEWQLQRMTPDVRAALRQLPPVGEDAAGPFVADGLLARGILGSTIHTLQTRIASGA, encoded by the coding sequence ATGCTCTCCCCGCAAACCCTGAGCGAGCCCGACCGGCGCCTCGTCGCCGCGTGGTCTGCGGACTGCGCCGAACGCGTGCTCCCTCTCTTCGAACGTGAGGCTCCCGACGACGATCGCCCGCGTGACGCCATCGCGAGAGCTCGCGCGTACGCCCGCGGCGAGCTCGACTCGGCGGGCGAGATCCGCCGCCGGTTCGTTGCGGGCCGCGCCGCCGCCTCGGTCACCTCGCCGGCCGCGATCGCGGCGGCCCGGTCGGCGGCGCAGGCGTCGGGCGTCGCGCACATGGGCGCGCACGCCCTCGGTGCCGCCGCCTACGCCGTGAAGTCCGTCAGTACCGCCAGGCCCGACGACGTGGATGCCGAGATCGAATGGCAACTGCAGCGCATGACACCGGACGTCCGCGCCGCCCTCCGTCAGCTTCCACCGGTCGGCGAGGATGCCGCGGGTCCGTTCGTCGCCGACGGATTGCTGGCCCGCGGCATCCTGGGATCGACCATCCACACGCTGCAGACACGGATCGCATCCGGGGCTTGA
- a CDS encoding IS3 family transposase: MKQKKSCQLLDAGHTVEQVELATLEYVWWWNYQRLHGELDMRTPAAVEADYYAGLDTPLGTPVSQAAR, from the coding sequence TTGAAACAGAAGAAATCCTGCCAACTACTTGACGCGGGACACACGGTCGAGCAGGTCGAACTCGCGACGCTCGAATACGTGTGGTGGTGGAACTACCAGCGCCTCCACGGAGAGCTCGACATGCGCACCCCCGCCGCGGTCGAAGCCGACTACTACGCTGGCCTCGACACACCCTTGGGAACACCCGTCTCCCAAGCCGCCCGATAG
- a CDS encoding transposase: protein MGRPPVIPVEKKTRIVLSILAGEMTIAEAARREKVSEQSIGRWKADFLEAGKTSLAAGKNGPSTREQQLEAEVAELTQALGEAAVEIRVWKKSAEGRLGPSRTSR, encoded by the coding sequence ATGGGAAGACCACCAGTGATCCCGGTGGAGAAGAAGACGAGGATCGTGCTGAGCATCCTCGCCGGCGAGATGACGATCGCCGAGGCGGCCAGGCGCGAGAAGGTCAGCGAGCAGTCGATCGGCCGGTGGAAGGCGGACTTCCTCGAGGCCGGGAAGACGAGTCTCGCGGCGGGCAAGAACGGGCCCTCGACCCGGGAGCAGCAGCTCGAGGCGGAGGTCGCGGAGCTGACCCAGGCGCTCGGTGAGGCGGCGGTCGAGATCCGGGTATGGAAGAAGTCCGCGGAGGGACGCTTGGGCCCTTCGAGGACCTCGAGGTGA
- a CDS encoding ISL3 family transposase → MHHPTFATPDLTTFCRLDELGLEAVGQLLEPDRAVLECRVINDDPWCRKCGAEGVARDTVTRPLAHEPFGHRPTTLLIRVRRYRCAHCRRTWRQDTTKAAAPRAKISRGGIGWALTTIVVDHLTVSRAAAGLGVSWHTANTAILAEGKRRLIDDPTRFDGVTTIGVDEHVWRHTRFGDKYVTVIIDLTPVREKSGPARLLDMVEGRSKQVFKQWLAARPADWSKAIEVVAMDGFSGFKTAAAEELPDAVPVMDPFHVVRLAGDALDRTRQRVQQDNLGHRGHAGDPLYGVRRTLHTGASLLTEKQTARLDAVFAAEEHIEVEATWGIYQRIVAAYREPDKNKAKEMMRAVIDAVSSGVPAALTEIRRLGRTLKQRAADVLAFFDRPGTSNGPTEAINGRLEHLRGSALGFRNLTHYIARSLLEAGGFRPLLHPRLR, encoded by the coding sequence GTGCACCACCCTACGTTCGCGACCCCTGACCTGACCACGTTCTGCCGCCTCGACGAGCTCGGCCTCGAGGCTGTTGGACAGCTGCTCGAGCCAGACCGGGCAGTGCTTGAGTGCCGTGTCATCAATGATGACCCGTGGTGCCGGAAGTGCGGTGCGGAGGGCGTGGCGCGTGACACGGTCACGCGGCCGCTCGCGCATGAGCCGTTCGGGCACCGGCCGACGACGCTGCTGATCCGGGTGCGCCGCTACCGGTGCGCGCACTGCCGGCGCACCTGGCGGCAGGACACGACGAAAGCGGCGGCGCCACGGGCGAAGATCTCGCGCGGCGGGATCGGGTGGGCACTCACCACGATCGTGGTCGACCACCTCACCGTCTCCCGCGCCGCAGCAGGACTCGGGGTGTCGTGGCACACCGCGAACACCGCGATCCTCGCCGAAGGCAAGCGACGGCTGATCGACGACCCCACGCGGTTCGATGGGGTGACCACGATCGGTGTCGACGAGCACGTCTGGCGCCACACACGGTTCGGCGACAAGTACGTGACCGTGATCATCGACCTCACCCCGGTCCGCGAGAAGAGCGGCCCGGCCCGGCTGCTGGACATGGTCGAGGGGCGGTCGAAGCAGGTGTTCAAGCAGTGGCTCGCCGCCCGGCCCGCGGACTGGTCGAAGGCGATCGAGGTGGTCGCGATGGATGGGTTCAGCGGGTTCAAGACCGCCGCGGCCGAGGAACTCCCCGACGCCGTCCCCGTCATGGACCCGTTCCACGTCGTCCGCCTCGCCGGCGACGCCCTGGACCGCACCCGGCAGCGTGTTCAGCAGGACAACCTCGGCCACCGCGGCCACGCCGGTGACCCGCTCTACGGTGTCCGCCGCACCCTTCACACCGGCGCGAGCTTGCTCACCGAGAAGCAGACCGCACGCCTCGACGCGGTGTTCGCCGCCGAGGAGCACATCGAGGTCGAAGCGACCTGGGGCATCTACCAGCGCATCGTCGCGGCCTACCGCGAACCCGACAAGAACAAGGCCAAGGAGATGATGCGCGCAGTGATCGACGCCGTCAGCAGCGGCGTCCCCGCCGCTCTCACCGAGATCCGCCGACTCGGGCGGACCTTGAAGCAGCGCGCAGCCGACGTGCTCGCGTTCTTCGACCGCCCCGGCACCTCGAACGGACCCACCGAGGCAATCAACGGGCGCCTCGAACACCTCCGCGGATCGGCCCTGGGCTTCCGCAACCTGACTCACTACATCGCGCGGTCGCTGCTCGAAGCCGGCGGCTTCAGACCACTCCTACACCCTCGATTGCGATGA
- a CDS encoding NAD(P)-dependent alcohol dehydrogenase, producing MVVEVAAAGVNMAEWHVMSGEPTMMRLGTGLRRPKRPGLGQDVAGTVASVGPGVESFAVGDRVFGSARASWATLATASADLLQRMPPGTSFEQAAAVPMSGYTALQALRTLGTLAGKTIAITGAGGGVGSYAVQLAAKRGAHVTAVCSASKASFVRGLGARDVIDYASTDPTAGGQRFDAVLDFAGGLPLAAWRRATIPGGTLVLGGSERGGRVLGPLDRSLRAPFTRGIKIITLMAAARGDDIAELAAALSSGELRSTHSQTYTFDHAADAVDALRGSVHAGKIVLTP from the coding sequence GTGGTTGTTGAGGTCGCCGCGGCCGGGGTCAACATGGCTGAGTGGCACGTCATGTCCGGCGAGCCGACGATGATGCGGCTGGGCACGGGGCTCCGTCGCCCGAAGCGGCCCGGACTCGGGCAGGACGTCGCCGGCACCGTCGCGAGCGTCGGACCGGGCGTCGAGAGCTTCGCGGTGGGCGATCGCGTCTTCGGCTCGGCGCGCGCCTCGTGGGCCACCCTCGCGACAGCGAGTGCGGATCTGCTCCAGCGAATGCCGCCGGGGACCAGTTTCGAACAGGCGGCCGCCGTGCCGATGTCGGGATACACCGCTCTGCAAGCGCTCCGGACTCTCGGCACTCTCGCCGGCAAGACCATCGCGATCACCGGAGCGGGAGGGGGCGTCGGATCGTATGCCGTGCAGCTAGCCGCGAAGCGCGGCGCACACGTCACGGCAGTCTGTAGCGCGTCCAAGGCCAGCTTCGTCCGCGGCCTGGGCGCCCGTGACGTCATCGACTACGCGAGCACCGACCCGACCGCGGGCGGTCAGCGTTTCGACGCGGTGCTGGACTTCGCCGGCGGTTTGCCCCTCGCCGCCTGGCGCCGCGCCACCATCCCGGGCGGCACCCTCGTTCTGGGCGGCAGTGAGCGGGGCGGACGAGTGCTCGGCCCTCTCGATCGATCCCTACGCGCCCCCTTCACCCGCGGGATCAAAATCATCACGCTCATGGCTGCAGCCCGCGGGGACGATATCGCGGAGCTTGCAGCGGCGCTCTCGTCCGGGGAGTTGCGCTCCACCCACTCACAGACCTATACGTTCGATCACGCCGCCGACGCGGTCGACGCGCTTCGCGGCTCCGTCCACGCGGGGAAGATTGTGCTGACCCCCTGA
- a CDS encoding DoxX family protein — protein MTRRAKKPAATVPWIVMVPFAVSGVIHLVRPGVFTPIIPRALRRWDRPLVVASGIAELACAVGLVVPSTRAAAGRASAVVLAAVWPANMQMSIDLGRRAARRRTAKAWASFAVSLVRLPLQVTLIRKALGASR, from the coding sequence ATGACACGTCGCGCGAAGAAGCCCGCCGCCACCGTTCCCTGGATCGTGATGGTGCCGTTCGCGGTGTCGGGCGTCATCCACCTCGTGCGACCCGGGGTGTTCACGCCGATCATCCCGCGGGCGCTGCGGCGGTGGGATCGGCCGCTCGTGGTCGCGTCGGGCATCGCGGAGCTGGCGTGCGCGGTGGGGTTGGTGGTGCCCTCGACCCGGGCCGCCGCCGGGCGAGCGAGCGCGGTAGTGCTGGCCGCTGTCTGGCCCGCGAACATGCAGATGAGCATCGACCTCGGCCGCCGGGCGGCGCGCCGGCGCACGGCGAAGGCATGGGCCTCGTTCGCGGTGTCGCTGGTGCGGCTGCCGCTTCAGGTCACGTTGATCAGGAAGGCGCTCGGCGCCTCACGCTGA
- a CDS encoding VOC family protein, with protein sequence MRLDRGLRTDLPDAFDISPVPAPGPDAVAPPLFRGIYGMPMFVTIPTADLAASIDFWTRGLGFFELFGIPGQMTHLRRWAFQDVLLVAGAPDDTAPAASVSFACVLDQIDQIADALRALGIDTHPRDTMWNTRDIEVITPENTRVVFTAGKVFDPDSVEGRTLRAVGIGADDNESHV encoded by the coding sequence GTGAGGCTCGATCGTGGTCTCAGGACCGACCTTCCCGACGCTTTCGACATCAGCCCCGTCCCTGCCCCGGGACCCGACGCCGTCGCCCCGCCTCTGTTTCGCGGCATCTACGGCATGCCCATGTTCGTGACGATTCCGACGGCGGATCTCGCGGCATCCATCGACTTCTGGACCCGCGGCCTCGGGTTCTTCGAGCTGTTCGGCATTCCGGGTCAGATGACGCACCTGCGCCGGTGGGCGTTCCAGGACGTGCTCCTCGTCGCGGGCGCGCCGGACGACACCGCCCCGGCCGCGAGCGTGAGCTTCGCCTGCGTGCTCGACCAGATCGATCAGATCGCCGATGCCCTGCGCGCCCTCGGCATTGACACCCACCCGCGCGACACGATGTGGAACACCCGCGACATCGAGGTCATCACCCCCGAGAACACCCGCGTGGTCTTCACGGCGGGCAAGGTGTTCGACCCCGACAGCGTCGAGGGCCGCACCCTCCGTGCGGTCGGCATCGGCGCCGACGACAATGAGTCCCATGTCTGA
- a CDS encoding cation diffusion facilitator family transporter gives MTPSHVHSSHHDHDHDHDHDHALHSDGGVHLHDHDHPSGLKGFLRGLFVPHTHDAADSIDDAMEASHEGVRALVISLVILLVTTILQAVVFLFSGSVALLADTVHNFSDALTAIPLWVAFILGRRAANRRYTYGFGRAEDLAGLFIVVVVALSAVVAAWQSIDRLLHPQPLQNVWWVVVAGVIGFAGNELVAIYRIRIGRRIGSAALVADGVHARTDGFTSLAVVIGGAGVLLGFPLADPIVGIIISIAIFVLLLGTIGSIGRRLMDAIEPELLERAEHALAHVDGIDSVERIRLRWVGHRLEGDALVTADPERTEIGGLAEASIRAHLPHVDEFLISVRSSSAAAR, from the coding sequence ATGACGCCGTCGCACGTGCACTCCTCGCACCATGACCATGACCATGACCATGACCATGACCACGCCTTGCATAGTGACGGTGGCGTGCATCTCCATGACCACGATCACCCCTCGGGGCTGAAGGGCTTCTTGCGCGGCTTGTTCGTGCCGCATACCCACGACGCGGCCGACTCGATCGATGATGCGATGGAGGCTAGTCACGAGGGTGTGCGCGCGTTAGTGATCAGCCTCGTGATCTTGTTGGTGACGACGATTCTGCAGGCCGTCGTGTTCCTGTTCAGCGGCTCGGTGGCCTTGTTGGCCGACACCGTGCACAACTTCTCGGATGCTCTCACCGCGATCCCGCTGTGGGTCGCGTTCATCCTCGGTCGGCGTGCCGCGAACCGCCGGTACACGTACGGGTTCGGTCGCGCGGAAGATCTCGCCGGCCTCTTCATCGTCGTGGTCGTTGCCCTGTCTGCTGTTGTTGCGGCGTGGCAGTCGATCGACCGGCTCCTGCACCCGCAACCGTTGCAGAACGTCTGGTGGGTGGTCGTCGCCGGTGTGATCGGCTTCGCCGGCAACGAGCTTGTCGCGATCTACCGGATCCGCATCGGGAGACGAATCGGGTCGGCAGCTCTGGTCGCGGACGGCGTCCACGCGCGTACCGATGGCTTCACCTCTCTCGCCGTGGTCATCGGCGGTGCCGGAGTGCTGCTCGGCTTTCCCCTCGCTGACCCGATCGTCGGCATCATCATCTCCATCGCGATCTTCGTCCTGCTGCTCGGCACGATCGGCTCGATTGGACGCCGACTCATGGACGCGATCGAACCAGAGCTTCTCGAACGCGCCGAGCACGCTCTCGCCCACGTCGACGGCATCGATAGCGTGGAGCGCATCCGGCTACGGTGGGTCGGTCATCGCCTCGAAGGCGACGCGCTCGTCACCGCCGACCCGGAGCGCACCGAGATCGGCGGCCTCGCCGAGGCAAGCATCCGCGCGCACCTGCCCCACGTCGACGAGTTCCTGATCAGCGTTCGAAGCTCATCGGCCGCTGCACGATGA
- a CDS encoding histone-like nucleoid-structuring protein Lsr2 yields the protein MAQKVIVELVDDLDGTPIKDGKGGTVSFALGKKSYDIDLSDANLAKLEKALAPFIDAARPSSSAPAAGARRGTSRSARKASGVDLAAVREWARANGHTVSERGRVPAAVLEAYAAAQ from the coding sequence ATGGCACAGAAAGTCATCGTCGAACTTGTTGACGATCTCGACGGTACCCCCATCAAGGACGGCAAGGGCGGGACGGTGAGTTTCGCGCTGGGCAAGAAGTCCTATGACATCGACCTTTCCGACGCGAACCTCGCCAAGCTCGAGAAGGCCCTCGCGCCGTTCATCGACGCCGCACGCCCTTCCTCCAGCGCACCCGCCGCTGGTGCGCGTCGTGGCACTTCACGTTCGGCCCGCAAGGCTTCAGGTGTCGATCTCGCGGCCGTTCGCGAGTGGGCACGCGCCAATGGCCACACGGTCAGCGAGCGTGGACGTGTTCCCGCCGCGGTGCTTGAGGCGTACGCCGCCGCGCAGTAA
- a CDS encoding integrase core domain-containing protein, protein MIRVEAGMSTARFCKLIDMPERTWRRWQAKARQEQPPKGPWPQPARDAARPLVVKHALAKPAWGHRKIWAMTRHDGHKVSQATVLRLLRDDGLILPSEYQKQRRELAKDRKAAFARNPNGPNQVWQLDFSEFETTQGGTWRIAGCRDWFSKLEYPFHVSPTANQYDAIAAIELALAEYERLFGHPLVDECEVDADTGELLPVLTIVTDNGGPFRSLNFELFIMRHPELRHVRTRVKSPGQNGSRERGFGTLKYERLFLDEIPDALTLIERAEDYRVEYNTERPHEAIAWNRPLEVHLGLADPTTPTFETEEILPTT, encoded by the coding sequence GTGATCCGCGTCGAGGCGGGCATGTCGACCGCGAGGTTCTGCAAGCTGATCGACATGCCCGAACGCACCTGGCGACGCTGGCAGGCCAAGGCGCGGCAGGAACAGCCGCCGAAGGGGCCGTGGCCGCAGCCGGCGAGGGATGCCGCTCGGCCGCTGGTGGTGAAGCATGCGTTGGCGAAGCCGGCGTGGGGTCACCGGAAGATCTGGGCGATGACGCGGCACGACGGGCACAAGGTGTCGCAGGCGACGGTGCTGCGGTTGCTGCGTGACGACGGGCTGATCCTGCCGTCGGAGTACCAGAAGCAGCGTCGGGAGTTGGCGAAGGACCGGAAGGCAGCGTTCGCTCGCAACCCGAACGGACCGAACCAGGTGTGGCAGCTGGACTTCAGCGAGTTCGAGACCACCCAGGGCGGGACCTGGCGGATCGCGGGGTGTCGGGACTGGTTCTCGAAGCTCGAGTACCCGTTCCATGTGTCGCCGACGGCGAACCAGTACGACGCGATCGCCGCGATCGAACTCGCCTTGGCCGAGTACGAGCGTCTGTTCGGGCACCCGCTCGTCGACGAGTGTGAGGTCGATGCGGACACCGGGGAGCTGCTGCCGGTCCTCACCATCGTCACGGACAATGGCGGCCCGTTCCGGTCGTTGAACTTCGAGTTGTTCATCATGCGTCACCCCGAGCTTCGGCATGTCCGCACCCGGGTGAAGTCGCCAGGCCAGAACGGGTCACGCGAACGCGGGTTCGGGACGCTGAAGTACGAGCGGCTGTTCCTCGACGAGATCCCGGACGCCTTGACGCTCATCGAGCGGGCCGAGGACTACCGAGTCGAGTACAACACCGAGCGCCCTCATGAGGCGATCGCCTGGAACCGGCCACTGGAGGTGCACCTCGGCCTGGCCGACCCCACCACCCCCACCTTTGAAACAGAAGAAATCCTGCCAACTACTTGA